One region of Erwinia tracheiphila genomic DNA includes:
- the relA gene encoding GTP diphosphokinase → MVAVRSAHLNTAGEFALDQWITSLGISNQQSCERLAETWRYCQEATQHHIDAALLLWRGVEMVEILSMLSMDSESLRAALLFPLADSGVVPEAVLEATFGKAIVSLVHGVRDMDAIRQLKATHNDSMASEQVDNVRRMLLAMVEDFRCVVIKLAERIAHLREVKEAPEDERVLAAKECTNIYAPLANRLGIGQLKWELEDFCFRYLHPDEYKRIAKLLHERRIDREQYIDTFVQSLRDEIVKQGVKAEVYGRPKHIYSIWRKMQKKSLSFDELFDVRAVRIVAERLQDCYGALGIVHTLYRHLPSEFDDYVANPKPNGYQSIHTVVLGPKGKTVEIQIRTRQMHENAELGVAAHWKYKEGGASGSSRGASGHEERIAWLRKLIAWQEEMSDSGEMLDEVRSQVFDDRVYVFTPKGDVVDLPAGSTPLDFAYHIHSDIGHRCIGAKIGGRIVPFTYQLQMGDQIDIITQKQPNPSRDWLNPNLGYITTSRGRSKIHAWFRKQDRDKNIVAGRQILDSELDHLDISLKEAEKLLLPRYNFNSLDELLAAIGGGDIRLNQMTNFLQSKLNKSSAEEEDREALRQLTQKSSAPRSKESGRVVVEGVGNLMHHIARCCQPIPGDEIVGFITQGRGISIHRADCDQFSELMSHAPERIVDAVWGESYSSGYLLVVRVTANDRSGLLRDITTILANEKVNVLGVSSRSDTKRQLATIDMDIEIYNQQVLGRVLARLNQVPDIIDAKRLH, encoded by the coding sequence ATGGTTGCGGTAAGAAGTGCACATTTGAATACGGCTGGCGAGTTTGCCCTTGATCAATGGATCACCAGTTTGGGGATTTCCAACCAGCAGTCATGTGAACGTCTGGCTGAAACCTGGCGTTATTGTCAGGAAGCAACGCAACATCACATCGACGCCGCACTCCTTTTATGGCGTGGCGTCGAGATGGTGGAAATTCTCTCCATGCTGAGTATGGACAGCGAAAGTTTGCGTGCCGCGCTCCTGTTTCCTCTGGCTGATTCTGGTGTGGTCCCTGAAGCAGTGCTGGAAGCAACGTTTGGCAAGGCTATCGTCTCACTGGTCCACGGCGTGCGAGATATGGACGCAATCCGGCAGCTAAAAGCTACCCACAATGATTCAATGGCTTCTGAACAGGTTGATAACGTTCGTCGTATGCTGTTGGCGATGGTGGAAGACTTTCGCTGTGTGGTAATCAAACTGGCCGAACGTATTGCCCACCTTCGTGAAGTGAAAGAAGCACCGGAAGATGAGCGGGTGTTGGCCGCCAAAGAGTGCACCAATATTTATGCGCCGCTTGCCAACCGTCTTGGCATTGGACAGTTGAAATGGGAGCTGGAGGATTTTTGCTTCCGTTATTTGCACCCCGATGAATATAAGCGCATTGCTAAATTGCTGCATGAGCGTCGCATCGATCGTGAACAGTACATCGACACTTTTGTTCAGTCGCTGCGTGATGAGATCGTAAAGCAGGGCGTAAAGGCTGAAGTGTACGGGCGACCCAAACATATCTACAGTATCTGGCGCAAAATGCAGAAAAAGTCGCTGTCTTTTGACGAACTGTTTGATGTGAGGGCAGTTCGAATTGTGGCGGAGCGTCTGCAGGATTGCTACGGCGCGCTGGGTATTGTTCACACGCTTTACCGCCACCTGCCCAGCGAGTTTGACGACTATGTTGCCAACCCCAAACCTAATGGCTACCAGTCAATCCATACCGTTGTACTTGGACCTAAGGGCAAAACGGTGGAAATTCAGATTCGAACCCGGCAGATGCATGAAAATGCTGAACTGGGTGTGGCCGCGCACTGGAAGTATAAAGAAGGGGGGGCTTCGGGCAGCTCTCGTGGCGCATCAGGCCATGAAGAGAGAATAGCGTGGCTGCGCAAGCTTATTGCATGGCAGGAGGAGATGTCCGATTCCGGTGAAATGCTGGATGAAGTGCGCAGTCAGGTGTTTGACGATCGTGTTTATGTGTTTACCCCGAAAGGTGATGTGGTGGATCTGCCCGCTGGCTCGACGCCCCTTGATTTTGCCTACCATATTCACAGCGATATTGGCCACCGCTGTATTGGGGCTAAAATCGGTGGCCGTATCGTGCCTTTTACTTATCAATTACAGATGGGCGATCAGATCGACATTATTACCCAGAAGCAGCCTAATCCAAGCCGCGACTGGCTTAATCCTAACCTGGGCTACATTACCACCAGTCGCGGGCGTTCGAAGATTCATGCCTGGTTTCGCAAGCAGGATCGTGACAAAAATATTGTTGCCGGTCGGCAGATTCTCGATAGCGAGTTGGATCATTTAGATATCAGCCTGAAAGAAGCGGAGAAGCTGCTTCTGCCGCGTTATAACTTCAATTCCCTTGATGAGCTACTGGCGGCGATTGGAGGCGGTGACATTCGCCTCAATCAGATGACCAATTTTCTACAATCGAAGCTGAACAAGTCGAGCGCGGAGGAAGAAGATCGTGAAGCATTGCGACAGCTGACACAAAAGTCGTCTGCCCCTCGCAGTAAGGAAAGCGGCAGAGTGGTCGTTGAGGGTGTTGGCAATCTGATGCACCATATCGCCCGCTGCTGTCAGCCTATTCCCGGTGACGAAATTGTCGGGTTCATCACGCAGGGTCGCGGTATTTCTATTCACCGCGCCGACTGCGATCAGTTCAGTGAACTGATGTCCCATGCGCCGGAACGGATTGTTGATGCTGTTTGGGGAGAAAGCTATTCGAGCGGTTACTTGTTGGTGGTTCGGGTTACGGCTAACGATCGCAGTGGGTTGCTGCGTGATATCACCACCATCCTTGCTAATGAAAAAGTTAACGTATTGGGCGTTTCCAGCAGAAGCGACACCAAAAGACAGCTGGCAACGATTGATATGGATATTGAAATCTACAACCAGCAGGTACTGGGACGTGTGCTGGCGAGACTCAATCAGGTGCCGGACATCATTGATGCGAAAAGGCTGCATTGA